One genomic segment of Paenibacillus durus includes these proteins:
- a CDS encoding AraC family transcriptional regulator has product MDMLARLNMALGYIEENLTNSIDYKEAARIACCSEYHFTRIFSFLSGITLSEYIRRRRLTQAALELSQSESKVIDVALKYGYASPDSFTRAFQGMHGVTPSEARTHGQSLIAFPRMTFQLTIRGGSEVNYRIEDKEAFRIVGIKKRVPIIFHGVNPEISSMYESLTPEWIETIKSLSNVQPSGLISASANFSEGRMEERGELDHYIGAATTKDVPDGLEKLDVPASIWAVFTVVGSFPSALQEVWGRIYSEWFPTSDYELSEGPEILWNENKDVASPHFKSEVWIPVKKKFFHHI; this is encoded by the coding sequence ATGGATATGCTGGCTCGACTAAACATGGCTTTGGGCTATATTGAGGAGAACCTGACGAACTCTATAGATTATAAGGAGGCCGCGAGAATTGCCTGCTGTTCGGAATACCATTTTACACGCATATTCTCATTCCTATCAGGCATTACCCTGTCGGAGTATATTCGGCGCAGGCGTCTGACCCAAGCAGCATTAGAGCTTAGTCAGAGTGAAAGCAAAGTCATCGATGTTGCGCTGAAATACGGATATGCTTCTCCGGACTCCTTCACCAGAGCATTCCAGGGCATGCATGGAGTAACTCCTTCAGAAGCTCGTACTCATGGTCAATCACTCATCGCCTTCCCACGGATGACATTTCAGTTAACCATTAGAGGAGGAAGTGAAGTGAACTACCGCATTGAAGACAAAGAAGCTTTTCGTATCGTGGGGATCAAAAAAAGAGTACCCATAATATTTCATGGGGTAAATCCAGAGATTTCTTCGATGTATGAAAGTCTAACGCCAGAATGGATTGAAACAATTAAGAGCTTGTCGAATGTTCAGCCCTCAGGACTTATCAGTGCTTCAGCAAATTTCAGTGAAGGACGAATGGAGGAGAGAGGGGAACTTGATCATTACATCGGCGCGGCTACGACTAAAGATGTTCCCGATGGCCTTGAGAAACTAGATGTACCAGCCTCCATATGGGCAGTATTTACAGTCGTCGGCTCTTTTCCGAGTGCGCTTCAGGAGGTTTGGGGACGCATCTACTCCGAATGGTTTCCGACTTCGGATTATGAACTAAGTGAAGGACCGGAAATTCTCTGGAACGAGAATAAGGATGTAGCATCACCTCATTTTAAAAGCGAAGTTTGGATACCGGTTAAGAAAAAATTTTTCCATCATATTTAA
- a CDS encoding NADAR family protein: MIYEIEDLRQAYNAGKTFEFVFFWGHTPSSDGSVDKSCFSQWWMCPFVIDGTEYSCAEQYMMAEKARLFKDDEMLAAILKAKHPMEMKAFGRTVSNFDKDVWESQCYGIVKRGSLAKFSQNPRLGDYLRSTKNRILVEASPRDRIWGIGMGQAHPDAENPMKWRGRNLLGFALTEARDELLQKEGD; the protein is encoded by the coding sequence ATGATTTACGAAATCGAGGATTTACGACAAGCGTATAACGCCGGAAAGACGTTCGAGTTCGTGTTCTTCTGGGGCCATACGCCGTCCAGCGACGGAAGCGTGGATAAAAGCTGCTTCAGTCAGTGGTGGATGTGCCCATTCGTGATAGATGGAACAGAGTACTCTTGTGCTGAGCAGTACATGATGGCGGAGAAGGCGCGCCTATTCAAGGATGACGAGATGCTGGCTGCCATCTTGAAGGCCAAGCATCCCATGGAGATGAAGGCTTTCGGGCGTACGGTGAGTAACTTCGATAAAGACGTATGGGAGAGCCAATGCTACGGGATCGTTAAGCGAGGAAGCTTGGCTAAATTTTCCCAAAATCCGCGGTTAGGAGATTATCTGAGGTCGACGAAGAACAGGATTCTGGTAGAAGCCAGCCCGCGGGACCGAATTTGGGGTATCGGCATGGGGCAAGCCCATCCGGACGCGGAGAATCCGATGAAATGGCGGGGCAGAAACCTGCTCGGTTTCGCACTAACCGAAGCGCGGGACGAGTTACTGCAGAAAGAAGGGGATTGA
- a CDS encoding NUDIX domain-containing protein: MDMLDHNGLTEREFMEQYRAGDYERPSVAADMVIFTVTEAVEDNYRKLPEKELRILLIRRGGHPYLGNWALPGGFVRLNETTEQAAARELGEETGVDDVYLEQLYTFSDIGRDPRTWVMSCSYMALVAGSQIELKAGDDAADAAWFKVSHRLLREGKELTGDGYVKTQQYELSLYSHEEELAAVVERTVTAKQTSTATSYSIVSNDGLAFDHAKIIAYAIERLRGKVNYTDIALNLMPKLFTLTELQQVYEVILDKELLKAAFRRKVADLVVETDHYTENAGHRPSRLYRRNMEDYR; encoded by the coding sequence GTGGATATGCTCGATCATAACGGACTAACGGAACGCGAATTTATGGAGCAGTATCGGGCGGGAGATTACGAGAGACCTTCGGTGGCAGCGGACATGGTTATTTTCACCGTCACGGAGGCGGTTGAGGACAATTACCGCAAGCTTCCGGAAAAGGAGCTGAGGATTCTGCTCATTCGGCGAGGAGGGCATCCCTATCTCGGGAATTGGGCGCTGCCAGGTGGCTTCGTTCGGCTGAACGAGACGACAGAACAGGCCGCTGCGAGGGAGCTTGGGGAGGAAACCGGAGTGGACGACGTATATCTGGAGCAGCTGTATACGTTCAGCGACATTGGGCGCGATCCCCGTACCTGGGTCATGAGCTGCAGCTATATGGCTCTGGTGGCCGGCAGCCAGATTGAACTGAAGGCCGGAGATGACGCTGCCGATGCCGCCTGGTTCAAGGTATCCCACCGGCTGCTGCGGGAGGGCAAGGAGCTGACCGGGGACGGATACGTCAAGACGCAGCAGTATGAGCTGAGTCTGTACTCACATGAGGAGGAACTCGCTGCGGTTGTGGAACGGACGGTGACGGCGAAGCAAACCTCGACAGCCACGTCTTATTCCATCGTGTCCAACGACGGGTTGGCATTCGATCATGCGAAGATTATCGCCTACGCCATCGAACGTTTGCGTGGCAAGGTGAATTATACCGATATAGCACTCAACCTGATGCCGAAGCTGTTTACCTTAACGGAGCTGCAGCAGGTTTACGAGGTCATTCTGGATAAAGAGCTGCTGAAGGCCGCCTTCCGGCGCAAAGTGGCCGATCTCGTCGTGGAAACGGATCATTACACCGAAAATGCGGGCCATCGCCCATCCCGTTTATATCGAAGAAATATGGAGGATTACCGATGA